One window of Dyadobacter sandarakinus genomic DNA carries:
- a CDS encoding Nramp family divalent metal transporter: protein MVDSFKINESLQPGSPENPQSNSLPEVHSSIQIPENAGFWKKLAAFTGPGLMVAVGYIDPGNWATDIEGGSRFGYALLSVILISNLFAMLLQHLSLKLGIATNRDLAQACRDYYSRPVSFVLWILSEIAIAATDLAEVIGSAIALNLLFGLPLPVGILFTALDVLVVLYFQQKGFRIIESIVAGLMSIILLSFLYEMIVSQPSMAGIVEGLMPKKQIITDPGMLYIAIGILGATVMPHNLYLHSSIVQTRAYKRTDEGKKHAIRFATIDSTVSLALAFFINGSILILAASAFHANGHFEIADITDAYHLLDPVLGVSMAGIFFALALLASGQSSTLTGTLAGQIVMEGFLNIRLKPWLRRLITRGIAIVPALVVSIMFGERGTAELLVLSQVILSLQLSFAVVPLVFFTSNPKIMGRFANAVPVTILSWVIAAIIIGLNGFLLWKTFV from the coding sequence ATGGTAGACAGTTTCAAAATCAACGAATCATTGCAGCCAGGCAGTCCCGAAAACCCGCAATCCAACTCTTTACCGGAGGTACATTCTTCCATCCAGATTCCCGAAAATGCAGGGTTCTGGAAAAAACTGGCGGCATTTACAGGACCAGGACTGATGGTCGCAGTGGGGTATATCGACCCCGGAAACTGGGCGACAGACATTGAAGGAGGTTCGAGGTTCGGCTATGCGCTGCTGAGCGTAATTTTGATTTCGAATCTTTTTGCCATGCTGCTGCAGCATTTATCGCTGAAACTGGGCATTGCCACCAACCGTGACCTTGCGCAGGCCTGCCGCGACTACTATTCCCGCCCGGTCTCATTTGTACTTTGGATCCTTTCCGAGATCGCGATTGCCGCTACTGACCTGGCCGAGGTGATCGGCTCTGCCATCGCACTGAACCTGCTTTTCGGACTGCCGCTGCCGGTAGGTATTCTTTTCACCGCTCTGGACGTGCTGGTGGTTTTGTATTTTCAGCAAAAAGGCTTCCGCATTATTGAGAGCATTGTAGCAGGGCTTATGAGCATTATCCTGCTGAGCTTCTTATATGAAATGATCGTTTCGCAGCCTTCCATGGCCGGAATTGTGGAAGGTCTTATGCCCAAAAAACAAATTATAACCGATCCGGGCATGCTGTACATCGCCATCGGGATCCTGGGGGCAACTGTGATGCCGCATAACCTGTACCTGCATTCCAGCATTGTACAAACCAGGGCTTACAAGCGTACGGACGAGGGCAAAAAACATGCAATCCGCTTTGCTACGATTGATTCTACAGTGTCGCTGGCGCTGGCGTTTTTTATTAATGGCTCCATCCTGATCCTGGCAGCCAGCGCGTTTCATGCCAATGGTCATTTTGAGATTGCCGACATTACTGATGCCTATCATTTGCTGGATCCGGTATTAGGGGTAAGTATGGCGGGAATATTCTTTGCGCTCGCACTGCTGGCGTCGGGGCAAAGCTCTACGCTGACGGGCACGCTGGCCGGACAAATTGTGATGGAAGGATTTCTGAACATCCGTCTGAAACCCTGGCTTAGGCGCCTGATCACCCGGGGGATCGCGATTGTTCCGGCACTGGTTGTCTCCATTATGTTTGGAGAAAGAGGCACTGCCGAGTTGCTGGTACTTAGTCAGGTGATTTTGTCCCTGCAATTAAGCTTTGCAGTGGTTCCACTGGTATTTTTTACTTCAAATCCGAAGATCATGGGCCGCTTTGCCAATGCGGTACCCGTAACAATACTGAGCTGGGTCATCGCCGCCATCATCATCGGACTGAATGGATTTCTATTGTGGAAGACATTTGTTTGA
- a CDS encoding metal-dependent transcriptional regulator, whose translation MQNSFTEENYLKIIHSLSGRDGQEVSTNALAESTATRAASVTDMLRKLAEKGLIHYKKYQGVRLTDEGERVAIKVIRKHRLWEVFLVEKLGFGWDEVHDIAEELEHIPSEILVEKLDTFLGHPRFDPHGDPIPDSKGNLTEPDYRILADVHCGEKVLMMGVLDHAPAFLQHLDKTGITLGSVLEVLEVNEYDKSSSVQINDGQTLFISLDVSKNLLVQRV comes from the coding sequence ATGCAGAATTCCTTCACAGAAGAAAATTATCTGAAAATCATCCACTCACTTTCTGGTCGCGACGGGCAGGAAGTCAGCACGAATGCACTGGCTGAAAGTACGGCCACGCGCGCTGCCTCCGTGACGGACATGCTGCGCAAGCTGGCCGAAAAAGGGCTGATACATTACAAAAAGTACCAGGGTGTGCGCCTCACCGACGAAGGGGAGCGGGTAGCGATTAAAGTCATCCGCAAGCACCGGCTATGGGAAGTTTTTCTCGTAGAAAAGCTTGGATTTGGCTGGGATGAAGTACATGATATTGCTGAAGAGCTGGAACATATACCGTCCGAAATCCTGGTCGAAAAGCTCGATACATTCCTGGGCCACCCGCGTTTTGACCCGCACGGTGACCCGATACCCGACTCTAAAGGCAACCTGACCGAGCCCGACTACCGCATCCTGGCCGACGTACATTGCGGCGAGAAAGTGCTCATGATGGGCGTCCTCGATCATGCACCGGCATTTCTGCAGCATCTGGATAAAACCGGCATTACGCTGGGAAGTGTGCTCGAAGTGTTGGAGGTCAATGAATATGATAAATCGTCGTCTGTACAAATCAACGACGGTCAGACGTTGTTCATCAGTCTCGACGTTTCCAAAAACCTGCTTGTGCAGCGCGTCTGA
- a CDS encoding LptF/LptG family permease: MKIKILDRYLIKNFLVTYVFVAFVIVLIICMIDYTEKVDDFLDKKAPLKEIIVDYYLNLIPYWINYISPLMVFIATVFFTSRIAARTEIIAILSSGISFGRMLLPYMVGAVILGIVTFLQVGWILPKANKIRNVFEKTYVKQEFYFSGHNVHITIAPDVYAYLESYNTASKTGNKFTMETIRGNQLLQKFYADKIVWQPKKGKWTLQNYQIRTLDSLGEKLSSGMEIDTTINLYPKDFESDYHLFETFTLPELNDYIDLLKSRGADGLEVYLIEKYTRFTQPFAILILTAIGVIVSARKSRRGVGWQIALGFMLAFIYILFFLLSKGVAEAGTINTLFAVWLPNIVFSFIGLLLYKTLPR; this comes from the coding sequence ATGAAAATCAAAATACTGGATCGCTACCTGATCAAAAACTTCCTGGTCACCTACGTTTTTGTTGCATTCGTGATCGTGCTGATCATCTGCATGATCGACTATACCGAAAAGGTGGACGATTTTCTGGACAAAAAAGCACCTTTAAAGGAAATCATCGTCGATTATTACCTGAACCTGATCCCTTACTGGATCAACTACATCAGCCCGCTGATGGTGTTCATTGCGACGGTATTTTTCACGTCGCGGATTGCGGCCCGCACGGAGATCATTGCCATTCTGAGCAGCGGGATCAGCTTCGGACGAATGCTGCTGCCCTACATGGTAGGCGCTGTGATCCTGGGTATTGTGACCTTTCTTCAGGTGGGCTGGATACTGCCCAAAGCCAACAAAATCCGCAACGTTTTTGAGAAAACGTATGTCAAGCAGGAGTTCTATTTCAGCGGGCACAATGTCCATATTACCATTGCGCCGGACGTTTACGCCTATCTCGAAAGTTATAATACCGCTTCCAAAACAGGCAATAAATTTACCATGGAAACCATCCGTGGAAACCAGCTTCTGCAAAAGTTTTATGCGGATAAGATCGTCTGGCAGCCCAAAAAAGGCAAATGGACCTTGCAGAACTACCAGATCCGGACACTCGACAGCCTGGGTGAAAAGCTTAGCAGCGGCATGGAGATCGACACCACGATTAACCTGTATCCCAAGGATTTTGAAAGTGACTATCACCTGTTTGAAACCTTCACGCTGCCCGAGCTGAATGACTACATTGACCTGCTCAAAAGCCGCGGGGCCGACGGCCTTGAAGTGTACCTGATTGAAAAATACACCCGCTTCACCCAGCCCTTTGCCATATTGATCCTGACGGCTATCGGTGTGATTGTCTCGGCCCGCAAAAGCCGGCGCGGGGTAGGCTGGCAGATCGCACTGGGCTTTATGCTGGCATTTATTTACATCCTCTTTTTTCTTTTGTCAAAAGGCGTGGCCGAGGCGGGCACGATCAATACCCTGTTTGCGGTGTGGCTGCCCAATATCGTATTCTCCTTCATCGGGCTCCTGCTCTATAAGACATTGCCCCGGTAA
- a CDS encoding DMT family transporter, which produces MITSDSLKSYLHLHFLVMIWGFTAIVGLLVSISPVALVLYRTLFAAAGLGLLIYFKNKNLQAGTRDIVRMFGVGVILSLHWTLFFASARVSTASVCLAGMATTSLWTSLIEPLANKRRVSPLEVGLGVLAFAGLYVVFRFEFDHALGLGLALLSAILAASFTVANSRLVQRLDAYVITFYEMAGATVFSFVALVVYESTGWSGGEKYIPQSTDWVWILFLALICTVYASTMATQLMRQFSAYLVNLTINLEPVYGITLAFFFFGSKEKMTREFYLGTLLILLAVLLYPLLLNAPFLKRKTSRHTPE; this is translated from the coding sequence ATGATCACATCCGATTCACTGAAGTCCTACCTGCATTTGCATTTCCTGGTGATGATCTGGGGATTTACGGCCATTGTCGGACTGCTCGTCAGTATATCGCCGGTAGCACTGGTATTGTACAGGACCCTTTTTGCGGCCGCAGGTCTGGGCCTGCTGATTTACTTCAAAAACAAAAACCTGCAGGCCGGGACGCGTGATATTGTCCGGATGTTTGGGGTAGGAGTGATCCTCTCGCTTCACTGGACCTTGTTTTTTGCCTCTGCCCGGGTTTCTACGGCTTCGGTATGCCTGGCCGGGATGGCTACTACGTCATTATGGACGAGCCTGATCGAGCCGCTGGCCAATAAACGCAGGGTTAGTCCGCTCGAAGTGGGCCTGGGCGTACTTGCATTTGCAGGTTTGTATGTAGTCTTCAGATTTGAGTTTGACCATGCGCTGGGGCTGGGGCTGGCGTTGCTTTCGGCGATACTGGCTGCGTCATTTACAGTCGCCAACAGCCGCCTGGTTCAGCGGCTGGATGCGTATGTGATCACGTTTTATGAAATGGCAGGTGCTACGGTTTTTTCATTCGTTGCGCTGGTTGTATATGAATCTACGGGCTGGTCCGGCGGTGAGAAGTACATCCCGCAAAGTACGGATTGGGTATGGATCCTGTTCCTGGCACTCATCTGCACGGTATATGCTAGCACCATGGCTACGCAGCTGATGCGGCAGTTTTCTGCTTATCTGGTTAACCTGACCATTAATCTGGAACCGGTTTATGGCATTACACTGGCGTTTTTCTTTTTTGGTTCAAAAGAAAAAATGACACGCGAGTTTTACCTCGGTACTTTGCTGATCCTGCTGGCCGTACTGCTCTATCCGCTGCTGCTCAACGCTCCGTTCCTGAAAAGAAAAACCAGCCGGCACACTCCTGAATAG
- a CDS encoding glycosyltransferase family 2 protein: MNPARLLLVVPCYNEEAILRLTYSRLNVLVNQLKQESSIAPDSRICFVNDGSRDKTWMIIEELCGKDPAVTGVSLSRNFGHQSAIMAGLEQHVDQFDCFITIDADLQDDIQAIASMIEKHREGAKVVYGVRSDRSSDSWFKRSTAEGFYVLMQKMGVPVIFNHADFRLVDRRVLQELGNFKEINLFLRGIIPLIGFRNEKVYYNRLEREAGETKYPLSKMLLFAWNGITSFSTFPMRLVLYFGVFNFIIAMGIVVYILFSYLFGFTVPGWTSTMLPLTFFSGSNMMALGLIGEYIGKIYEEVKGRPRYIIEKTINE; encoded by the coding sequence ATGAATCCAGCGCGTTTACTTCTGGTAGTACCCTGTTACAATGAGGAAGCGATCCTGCGGCTCACGTACTCCCGGTTAAACGTACTTGTAAATCAGCTTAAACAGGAAAGCAGCATTGCACCCGATAGTCGTATCTGCTTTGTCAATGACGGCAGCCGCGATAAAACCTGGATGATCATCGAAGAGCTTTGCGGCAAGGACCCGGCTGTCACGGGCGTTAGCCTGTCGAGGAACTTCGGGCACCAGAGTGCCATTATGGCCGGGCTCGAACAGCATGTGGACCAGTTCGATTGCTTTATCACCATTGATGCCGACTTGCAGGACGATATCCAGGCGATTGCCTCCATGATTGAAAAACACCGGGAAGGCGCCAAGGTCGTATATGGGGTCCGGAGTGACCGCAGCAGCGACAGCTGGTTCAAGCGCTCTACGGCTGAGGGTTTTTACGTTTTAATGCAAAAAATGGGAGTACCCGTTATTTTTAATCATGCCGATTTCAGGCTGGTCGACCGGCGGGTATTGCAGGAGCTTGGTAATTTTAAAGAAATTAATCTTTTTCTCCGGGGCATTATTCCGCTTATCGGCTTCCGGAATGAAAAGGTTTATTACAACCGGTTGGAGCGGGAAGCCGGTGAAACCAAGTACCCGCTCAGCAAAATGCTGCTTTTTGCCTGGAATGGAATTACGTCCTTTTCGACGTTTCCCATGCGGCTGGTGCTTTATTTCGGGGTGTTCAATTTTATAATCGCTATGGGCATCGTGGTGTACATCCTGTTTTCGTACCTGTTCGGGTTTACCGTACCGGGCTGGACCTCCACCATGCTGCCACTTACATTTTTCAGCGGCTCCAATATGATGGCTCTCGGGCTCATCGGTGAGTACATCGGCAAAATTTACGAAGAAGTGAAAGGCCGCCCGCGTTACATTATTGAAAAAACGATCAATGAATAA
- a CDS encoding DUF6056 family protein — protein MNKFYRKYRTVGNWINILLMITVLVPLVALSYYNHPSPADDFCYIDTVFKYGWLEAMNYYYSGWTGRYFGIFLNHSNPLAFHWINGFKVLPVVLLAATIFALYSLVRHLTPTLSRMAHLGFAGVIFFLYILKMGSISEAFYWMAAFVTYTVPNILTLLWIVLVLRWYRQDTQPRRSILGALSAFLVFAVIGSSETNLLVMVLLVGAWWVYRLLFHRKADGFMIATLLVTFISCYFYFSSPGNQARIGGNPMGGNIPFSVISSFTKLGSLAYQWVFLTPLAFFSVIWLMVLSRLSVGARTYFSIPVWYAVLLFIGILSAQLFPSYYGVGIEPTPRVINCVYFFFLIGWFYVLGVIFHDLKQRKMSFLQVSVPRFELVYAVLLLSIGLSFYKSANIRMVYTDLLRGKAAAFDHEMNNRYAALRTSRDEVMYLPPIYSKPMSIFYDDDIKTDPNHWWNKCMAGYFGKRAIIMKDTRSAQ, from the coding sequence ATGAATAAATTTTATCGTAAATACCGGACTGTCGGAAACTGGATTAACATTCTGCTGATGATCACGGTACTGGTACCCCTGGTTGCATTGTCCTACTACAATCATCCTTCCCCGGCCGACGACTTCTGCTACATTGATACCGTTTTCAAGTACGGTTGGCTGGAAGCCATGAACTACTATTATTCAGGCTGGACAGGGCGGTACTTCGGTATTTTTCTCAACCATTCCAATCCGCTTGCATTTCACTGGATCAATGGGTTCAAGGTGCTGCCGGTCGTGCTGCTGGCTGCAACGATTTTTGCGCTGTACAGTCTGGTACGCCATCTTACTCCTACATTGTCGCGTATGGCGCATCTGGGTTTTGCAGGCGTCATTTTCTTTTTGTACATCCTGAAAATGGGCAGCATTTCGGAGGCATTCTACTGGATGGCGGCATTTGTTACCTATACCGTTCCCAATATTCTTACGCTGCTCTGGATTGTACTGGTACTGCGGTGGTACCGTCAGGACACCCAGCCCAGGCGCTCAATCCTGGGAGCATTGTCTGCATTTCTGGTTTTTGCAGTAATTGGCAGCAGCGAAACCAACCTGCTGGTGATGGTACTGCTGGTCGGTGCCTGGTGGGTATACCGCCTGCTTTTTCACCGCAAGGCAGATGGGTTTATGATCGCTACGCTCCTGGTGACGTTCATTTCCTGCTATTTTTATTTCAGTTCGCCGGGCAATCAGGCCCGCATCGGAGGCAACCCGATGGGCGGTAACATTCCTTTTTCGGTTATTTCCTCGTTTACCAAGCTTGGCTCGCTGGCATATCAGTGGGTTTTCCTCACGCCGCTTGCATTCTTTTCGGTGATCTGGCTCATGGTACTTTCACGGCTGTCGGTAGGTGCGCGTACTTACTTTTCTATCCCGGTATGGTATGCAGTACTGCTGTTTATCGGTATCCTGTCGGCCCAGCTATTTCCCTCCTACTACGGAGTTGGCATCGAGCCTACACCCCGCGTGATCAACTGCGTCTACTTTTTCTTTCTGATAGGATGGTTTTACGTGCTGGGGGTCATTTTCCATGATCTGAAACAGCGCAAAATGAGTTTTTTGCAAGTCTCTGTTCCGCGCTTCGAGCTTGTATATGCAGTTTTGCTGTTGTCCATCGGCTTGTCATTTTATAAAAGTGCCAACATTCGGATGGTATATACAGACCTGCTGCGGGGTAAGGCAGCGGCATTTGACCATGAAATGAACAACCGCTACGCCGCGCTCCGCACCTCCCGGGACGAAGTGATGTACCTGCCGCCCATTTATTCCAAACCAATGTCCATTTTTTACGATGACGACATTAAAACGGATCCCAATCACTGGTGGAACAAGTGCATGGCGGGATATTTCGGCAAGCGTGCCATCATCATGAAAGATACCCGAAGTGCTCAGTAA
- a CDS encoding glycosyltransferase family 2 protein has translation MKTPQISIVAPLYNESESFPLLVQRINALMDASPLAIEVVLIDDGSRDDTALRIRQLALTDGRYHGVFLSRNHGHQLALTAGIAAARGTEALFVIDGDLQDPPELLPEFYKLLQEGNDVVYAVRKKRKEGLVKRTGYHLFYRILRSISYVEIPLDSGDFALISRRVVDVLNKMPEESRYLRGMRSWIGFRQVGFEYERDARVAGESKYSFKQLFGLAYNGIFNFSEFPVKFMSRMGVLAILISLVYFLVVVIKKMFFAHVIEGFTSLLFVIILFSGVQLLALGIIGEYVLRIFFQSKNRPLFIIKEEIVNREYKSTDAV, from the coding sequence TTGAAAACCCCTCAGATTTCCATTGTTGCCCCGCTCTACAACGAATCCGAGTCCTTTCCCCTGCTTGTTCAGCGAATTAATGCATTAATGGATGCAAGTCCGCTTGCGATAGAGGTGGTACTGATTGACGATGGAAGCCGGGACGATACTGCATTGCGGATTCGCCAGCTTGCACTGACCGACGGCCGGTACCACGGGGTTTTCCTGTCGCGAAACCACGGGCATCAGCTGGCACTTACGGCAGGCATTGCAGCGGCGCGCGGAACAGAGGCATTGTTTGTGATTGACGGCGACCTTCAGGATCCGCCCGAGCTGCTGCCGGAGTTTTACAAGCTGCTTCAGGAGGGTAATGACGTGGTGTACGCAGTGCGCAAGAAGCGGAAAGAGGGATTGGTGAAGCGTACCGGATACCACTTGTTTTACCGTATTTTACGATCCATATCCTACGTCGAGATTCCGCTCGACAGCGGCGACTTTGCGCTGATCAGCCGTCGGGTAGTCGATGTGCTCAACAAAATGCCGGAAGAAAGCCGCTACCTTCGCGGCATGCGTTCCTGGATCGGTTTCAGGCAGGTGGGTTTTGAATATGAGCGGGATGCACGTGTAGCCGGGGAGTCCAAGTATTCTTTCAAGCAGCTTTTCGGACTGGCTTACAATGGTATTTTCAATTTCAGTGAGTTTCCGGTGAAGTTCATGAGCCGCATGGGCGTGCTGGCGATTTTGATTTCACTGGTTTACTTCCTGGTGGTGGTGATCAAAAAAATGTTTTTTGCCCACGTGATTGAAGGTTTTACGTCTCTCTTATTTGTCATCATCCTTTTCAGCGGGGTGCAGCTGCTTGCGCTTGGAATTATTGGCGAGTACGTCCTTCGCATCTTTTTTCAATCCAAAAACCGCCCCCTGTTCATCATCAAAGAGGAAATAGTCAACCGAGAGTACAAGTCGACCGATGCTGTTTAA
- a CDS encoding MBOAT family O-acyltransferase yields MLFNSIQFVIFFIVVTLAYFSLSWRGRWILLLLTSCYFYMVFKPVFILILFGTIVIDYYAGIWIEQSQGRNQRKMLLVLSLISNIGILAFFKYYDFLQDSVNTLLQGAHLRPYVPPLTGLIPGNIAEWMVTGEGRVLLPIGLSFHTFQAMSYTIEVYRGNQQAERHFGIYALYVMFYPQLVAGPIERPQNMLWQYHAYFKYDFEQVKQGLMQMAFGMFKKIVIADRLAEVVDYAYADVAGNNGLSLLVATVFFAFQIYCDFSGYSDIAIGAARVMGFTLMDNFRSPYASSSVSEFWGRWHISLSSWFKDYLYIPLGGNRKGEFRKYVNQFIVFLVSGLWHGASWNYVIWGGLHGTYQVTASLRDKWLKKAGVEIPQNAFTKALNIFFTFVLVTIAWVFFRNKEAPVMRSFVILNKIFHLSWTDPLRTPFNAVEMWFCVFLIAFLLVKERFYKRIPTANTRLFFILFPVIAFLTYFLGVVTENQFIYFQF; encoded by the coding sequence ATGCTGTTTAACTCCATCCAGTTTGTTATTTTCTTTATCGTTGTCACACTGGCGTATTTCAGCCTGTCGTGGCGCGGACGCTGGATACTGCTGCTGCTGACGAGCTGCTACTTTTACATGGTTTTCAAGCCGGTGTTCATCCTGATCCTTTTCGGGACGATCGTAATCGATTACTATGCCGGTATCTGGATCGAACAATCGCAGGGCAGGAACCAGAGAAAAATGCTGCTGGTACTCAGCCTCATCTCTAACATTGGCATACTTGCTTTTTTCAAATACTACGACTTTTTACAGGATTCCGTCAATACACTTCTGCAGGGCGCACATTTGCGGCCATATGTGCCACCCCTCACGGGCCTCATTCCGGGCAACATTGCGGAGTGGATGGTGACGGGCGAGGGCCGGGTGCTGCTGCCGATCGGACTTTCGTTCCATACCTTCCAGGCCATGAGCTACACCATTGAGGTGTACCGCGGAAATCAGCAGGCTGAGCGCCATTTCGGGATTTATGCACTGTATGTCATGTTTTACCCCCAGCTTGTTGCCGGCCCTATCGAGCGCCCGCAGAACATGCTGTGGCAGTACCATGCCTATTTCAAATACGACTTTGAGCAGGTGAAGCAGGGGCTGATGCAAATGGCCTTTGGTATGTTTAAAAAAATCGTGATTGCCGACCGGCTGGCTGAGGTGGTGGATTATGCCTATGCCGATGTTGCCGGTAATAACGGACTTTCACTGCTTGTTGCGACGGTATTTTTTGCATTCCAGATTTACTGTGATTTTTCGGGCTACTCCGACATTGCGATCGGAGCCGCGCGGGTGATGGGTTTTACATTGATGGACAACTTCCGTTCACCCTATGCATCGTCGTCGGTTTCTGAGTTTTGGGGCAGGTGGCACATTTCGCTTTCGTCCTGGTTTAAAGACTATCTCTACATCCCGCTGGGTGGTAACCGGAAGGGGGAGTTCCGGAAATATGTCAACCAGTTTATTGTGTTTCTCGTCAGCGGATTGTGGCATGGAGCCAGCTGGAACTACGTGATCTGGGGCGGCCTGCACGGCACCTACCAGGTCACTGCCTCTTTGCGTGATAAGTGGCTGAAAAAAGCAGGGGTTGAAATCCCGCAGAATGCATTTACCAAAGCATTAAACATCTTTTTCACCTTTGTTCTGGTGACGATCGCCTGGGTGTTTTTCAGGAACAAGGAAGCGCCGGTCATGCGGTCGTTTGTTATTTTGAACAAGATATTTCACCTCTCCTGGACCGACCCGCTGCGTACACCCTTTAATGCAGTTGAAATGTGGTTCTGTGTATTCCTGATTGCGTTTTTACTGGTCAAAGAACGTTTTTATAAGCGCATTCCCACGGCAAACACCCGGCTGTTCTTCATTTTGTTTCCGGTCATTGCATTCCTGACCTACTTTCTGGGCGTTGTTACCGAAAACCAGTTCATTTATTTCCAGTTTTAA
- a CDS encoding co-chaperone GroES, with translation MYEVTSDNRLKSLIVVGDRVLIQPKSPSDRTNSGLYLPATVTEREQVQTGYVIKVGPGYPIPVAAEDEPWKETEEKVKYMPLQSKEGDLAIYLQRNAIDLEYDGQKYVIVPQSSILMLERSEDLFE, from the coding sequence ATGTACGAAGTAACATCTGACAACCGGTTGAAAAGTTTGATCGTAGTGGGTGACAGGGTTTTGATCCAGCCCAAGAGTCCGAGTGACCGCACCAACAGCGGTTTGTACCTGCCGGCAACTGTAACGGAAAGAGAGCAGGTGCAGACCGGCTATGTGATTAAGGTAGGTCCCGGTTATCCCATTCCCGTAGCAGCCGAGGACGAGCCGTGGAAAGAAACCGAGGAAAAAGTAAAGTACATGCCTCTGCAGTCCAAGGAAGGAGACCTCGCTATTTACCTACAGCGTAATGCTATTGATCTGGAATACGACGGGCAAAAGTACGTGATCGTGCCGCAATCCTCCATTCTGATGCTGGAAAGGTCCGAGGACTTATTCGAGTAA
- a CDS encoding aldo/keto reductase, which produces MKYKFLSNTGVLVSELCFGTMTFGGDGYWGAIGKLQQEEGTGLVKTALDSGINFFDTANVYSYGKSEEILGQAFRDLGIRRSEVVIATKVRGRMAPGPNQIGLSRLHIMDSVNESLQRLGTDHIDLYYVHGVDAETALEETMRGLEDIVRSGKVRYLGVSNHSAWQIMKANGIAERHGWSRFVACQHYYTVAGRDIERELIPMMQDQNLALMPWSPLAGGFLSGKYARDNQPAGDNRRDNFDFPPIDKEKAYDIIDVIQPIAAAHGVSVAQVALAWLLHQQSVTSVIIGAKKPDQLHENIAATNVVLTAEELAKLNEVSALKAEYPAWMFERQGRDRIPG; this is translated from the coding sequence ATGAAGTACAAATTTCTAAGCAACACAGGCGTACTGGTTTCCGAACTTTGCTTTGGTACCATGACCTTCGGCGGCGACGGCTACTGGGGTGCAATCGGGAAACTGCAGCAGGAAGAAGGTACCGGGCTTGTTAAAACCGCACTGGACAGCGGTATCAACTTCTTTGATACGGCGAATGTTTACTCCTATGGAAAATCGGAGGAAATACTGGGCCAGGCTTTCCGTGACCTGGGTATCCGGCGCAGTGAAGTGGTTATTGCCACCAAAGTGCGCGGTCGCATGGCACCCGGCCCAAACCAGATAGGGTTGTCGCGCCTCCATATCATGGACTCTGTAAATGAAAGTCTGCAAAGGCTGGGTACCGATCACATTGACCTGTACTATGTACATGGCGTGGATGCCGAAACTGCATTGGAAGAAACCATGCGTGGGCTGGAAGATATTGTCCGCTCGGGCAAGGTGAGGTACCTGGGTGTAAGCAACCATTCAGCCTGGCAGATCATGAAGGCTAACGGAATTGCGGAGCGGCACGGTTGGTCCAGGTTTGTAGCCTGCCAGCATTACTATACTGTAGCCGGCCGGGATATTGAGCGGGAGCTCATACCGATGATGCAGGACCAGAACCTCGCATTGATGCCGTGGAGCCCGCTGGCAGGTGGCTTTTTGTCAGGAAAATACGCCCGTGACAACCAGCCCGCAGGAGATAACCGCCGAGACAACTTTGACTTTCCGCCCATTGACAAGGAAAAAGCATATGATATCATTGATGTGATCCAGCCCATCGCTGCTGCCCATGGCGTATCCGTGGCGCAGGTTGCACTGGCCTGGCTCCTGCATCAGCAAAGTGTTACCAGTGTGATTATCGGTGCCAAAAAACCTGACCAGCTGCACGAGAACATTGCGGCGACAAACGTGGTGCTTACGGCCGAAGAACTTGCAAAGCTGAATGAAGTAAGCGCCCTGAAAGCGGAGTACCCGGCCTGGATGTTTGAACGCCAGGGCAGAGACCGTATTCCCGGCTGA